In Streptomyces sp. NBC_00306, a single genomic region encodes these proteins:
- a CDS encoding VOC family protein codes for MEILGTTLRICVDDLEAAAAFYQRLTGTEPMRFERGGVSVAAVGCFLLMSGPESELEVLRKVTATIAVADVDDAYATLSQVGAQVVAGPVPTPAGRNLIAVHPDGAVFEYVDRKAV; via the coding sequence ATGGAGATCCTGGGAACCACGCTGCGCATCTGCGTCGACGACCTGGAGGCCGCGGCGGCCTTCTACCAACGCCTCACCGGCACCGAGCCGATGCGCTTCGAGCGCGGCGGTGTCTCGGTCGCGGCCGTCGGCTGCTTCCTGCTGATGAGCGGCCCCGAGTCGGAGCTCGAAGTGCTGCGCAAGGTGACGGCGACGATCGCGGTCGCCGACGTGGACGATGCGTACGCCACCCTCTCCCAGGTCGGCGCACAGGTCGTGGCCGGACCGGTCCCGACCCCCGCGGGCCGCAATCTGATCGCCGTTCACCCCGACGGCGCGGTCTTCGAGTACGTCGACCGCAAGGCGGTCTGA
- a CDS encoding DUF5107 domain-containing protein: MATTVRRTVLTLPAAPVGPPNPLPALRPLDEMHAIDERTRAELPREMARQIGYEPLRTLLPVRVLDGYGRDRAPADLDAIVIENDHLRATVLPGLGGRIHSLHHKPTGRELLYRNPVFQPADFALNGAWYSGGIEWNIGATGHTTLSCAPLHAAVVPAPDGGRMVRLWEWERLRDLPFQVDLWLPADSAFLHVGVRIRNPHEKPAPVYWWSNIAVEEHATTRVLAPADEAWHFGYERSLRRVPVPEYRGADRTYPLRSEYPADYFYEVPPEARKWIASLDAVGQGLVQTSTDTLRGRKLFLWGSGRGGRRWQQWLTEPDTPGYAEIQAGLARTQLEHVRLDGGEEFSWLESYGPLAADPDTVHGEDWGAARAEVEARLADALPRETVDAAYEAWLPCADTEPATRLARGSGWGALEVLRAGHKLPGTPFDESTLDEEQAPWRELLTSGVLPEPRRVAPPGPSLVAPHWRDMLETAPADPLTEYHLGVAQWHAGDLAQAVRSWERGLALAPSRWPLLRCLAVADQEGGNGRRAAERYLEAFDDLCQERRDDGEAWTAALAALGREAIDALLAADRPADARSVWSRLRPAVRQRGRFRLAEARLLLAEGRPREARAVFDEGFEVADLREGAEILNEVWAATTDDPLPDAYEYRMRPQG; encoded by the coding sequence TTGGCCACGACCGTCCGGCGCACCGTACTGACCCTGCCCGCAGCCCCCGTGGGGCCGCCGAACCCGCTGCCCGCGCTGCGACCGCTCGACGAGATGCACGCGATCGACGAGCGGACCAGAGCGGAACTGCCGCGCGAGATGGCGCGGCAGATCGGCTACGAGCCGTTGCGCACCCTGCTGCCGGTGCGCGTACTGGACGGCTACGGCCGCGACCGCGCCCCCGCCGATCTCGACGCGATCGTCATCGAGAACGACCACCTGCGTGCGACCGTGCTCCCGGGCCTCGGCGGCCGGATCCACTCGCTGCACCACAAGCCCACCGGCCGTGAACTCCTCTACCGCAACCCGGTGTTCCAGCCGGCCGACTTCGCGCTCAACGGTGCCTGGTACTCCGGCGGCATCGAGTGGAACATCGGCGCGACCGGCCACACCACACTGTCCTGCGCACCCCTGCACGCGGCCGTCGTGCCGGCCCCGGACGGCGGCCGGATGGTCAGGCTCTGGGAATGGGAACGGCTGCGGGACCTGCCCTTCCAGGTCGATCTGTGGCTGCCCGCCGACTCCGCGTTCCTCCATGTCGGCGTGCGGATCCGCAATCCGCACGAGAAGCCCGCGCCCGTGTACTGGTGGTCCAACATCGCCGTCGAGGAGCACGCGACCACCCGCGTGCTCGCCCCCGCCGACGAAGCCTGGCACTTCGGTTACGAACGCAGCCTGCGCCGGGTGCCCGTACCGGAGTACCGCGGCGCGGACCGGACGTATCCGCTGCGCAGTGAGTACCCGGCCGACTACTTCTACGAAGTGCCCCCCGAGGCCCGCAAATGGATCGCCTCCCTGGACGCCGTGGGGCAGGGCCTCGTGCAGACATCGACCGACACCCTGCGCGGCCGGAAGCTGTTCCTGTGGGGCTCCGGACGCGGCGGCCGGCGCTGGCAGCAGTGGCTGACCGAGCCGGACACCCCGGGATACGCCGAGATCCAGGCCGGTCTCGCCCGCACCCAGCTGGAACACGTACGGCTCGACGGCGGCGAGGAGTTCAGCTGGCTGGAGTCGTACGGCCCGCTGGCCGCGGACCCCGACACGGTGCACGGCGAGGACTGGGGCGCGGCCCGTGCCGAGGTGGAGGCGCGCCTCGCGGACGCGCTGCCGCGCGAGACCGTCGACGCCGCGTACGAGGCCTGGCTGCCCTGCGCGGACACCGAACCGGCCACCCGGCTCGCCCGCGGATCCGGCTGGGGAGCGCTCGAAGTCCTGCGCGCGGGCCACAAACTGCCCGGCACACCCTTCGACGAGTCGACGCTCGACGAGGAACAGGCGCCCTGGCGTGAGCTGTTGACGAGCGGTGTCCTGCCCGAGCCGCGCCGCGTCGCCCCGCCGGGCCCCTCACTCGTCGCCCCGCACTGGCGGGACATGCTGGAGACCGCTCCCGCCGACCCGCTGACCGAGTACCACCTGGGTGTCGCCCAGTGGCACGCCGGCGATCTCGCGCAGGCCGTCCGGAGCTGGGAGCGGGGACTGGCGCTCGCCCCCTCGCGCTGGCCGTTGCTGCGCTGCCTCGCCGTCGCGGACCAGGAGGGCGGCAACGGCCGACGGGCCGCCGAACGCTATCTGGAGGCGTTCGACGACCTGTGCCAGGAGCGTCGCGACGACGGCGAGGCATGGACGGCGGCCCTGGCGGCTCTCGGCCGTGAGGCGATCGACGCACTCCTCGCGGCCGACCGTCCGGCGGACGCCCGCTCGGTCTGGTCCCGGCTGCGCCCGGCGGTACGGCAGCGCGGCCGGTTCCGTCTCGCGGAGGCCAGACTGCTCCTCGCCGAGGGCCGGCCGCGGGAGGCACGGGCGGTCTTCGACGAGGGCTTCGAGGTCGCCGACCTGCGGGAGGGTGCGGAGATCCTCAACGAGGTCTGGGCGGCCACGACGGACGACCCGCTGCCCGACGCGTACGAGTACCGGATGCGGCCGCAGGGCTGA